One Magnolia sinica isolate HGM2019 chromosome 2, MsV1, whole genome shotgun sequence genomic window, cttaggcatgaaacactcgcagccctcaatcaaattcaaagcctaatcctaagaaaggaaaagaaaatctaaaaagaaagagggagagttggaaggaaattaccaaattgaagcccctaagttaaagacctgcaaaataaaacaaaataagttagattctaaaaaggagaggaacaatcctttaaaagaaagatagcagtaaactgatttctaaaagaaagtggaaacttctaaaataaattaggaaagacctaaactagaaagtagaatactaaaagagaactgaaaaataggaagtagagaaggagcttaccaaatttgaaatttctattttaaaggcctacaaaataggaaggttagtttctaaacaaaaattctaaaaataaattaggaaacaaattagattttaagagagttagaattagaaagttactagagAACAAGAATAGAAGGTTAatctctaaaaagggaaataactaacctagttttttaaaaacaaaagagaaaagtttctaaaaataaactatttcctacaaatagagaaatactagagttagaaaatttctaagatttaaaccttaattctaaaaacagaaaaagtagagaaattaagaaggaattaccaatttaagaacttatgtcaggatcctacaaaacaggaaaacaggttaagttctaaaaacaatagaataaaataaaaacttttatcctaaagtaagtaaaatcttaatcctaacctaattctaaaactaattaatttcagaaaaatgtagccgtcagtccccggcaacggcgccaaaaacttgttcactccccaagtatagggttgtgatgtagtaataaactcggtaagaccgaggtcgaatccacagggactgaaacttgtacgtttcctgaaactagatagaaatagaactagcctaagatgcaatctaaatcaaatataaattgatgaataatggtgagagatgaatgtaaaacttaaggaatttagaggaaggaaactggggattcagaggatccacttgtagggatcagagAGATCTTTTGCCTACATCAAGAATcacggaaatcaaactgaacctgcTTGATCTAGTCTTTACAagataaaaggtatatgaattagaatggattccatcaccaaaccatgcccaggagacaaggtaaacaacagaattaagctaattaccaaccaaccaataatgtatgaagatcaggaagggtattgtcatcctaccatgcccatggaacaatgatgaacaacagggcttcctgacttcataaacataaaaaggggaaaggaatactcaaagccattgcaaacccattgtaatttcagtcacaacagaccgttaaagactaagaaaaatattcctttaaaaatcaactaaatcaaattcagtttatgaattttaacttaaaggcacaaaatagaatctcccatctcactacaggcttcacctcttagccctagctaagagttttagccacacatgaatgggctaaaaacaacagaagaaggagaaaggaaataggaaaaaaaacagatccaggtccagcccaagcctTGCTCCGCGTCCGTCTTCCTTCTCAATCCTTTCTCATCTCAAAACCGAGCCCTTTGGATCTTCCCTGACGTCCAGCAAGAAGCCCCCTGTTCCAGCCAAGTCTCTCTGCCTctgttctctttctctctccctgacgtccTGCTAAAAGCCCCACGTTTTCCTCTCACGTTCCAGCCCCAAAACTCCTCCCTCAGCTCCCCCCCTCCCTCACGTTCCACCTCTTTCTTTTATAAAGGCAGTCCCCTCGGTCAGATGGTTGCTCGCTGGCATGAAGTGATCAGCCGGAGAGAAGTCGGTGGGAAGTTTCACACCACCCCAGCGGAAACGCATAATCTTCTTGCGTTGGATTAGATTTTAGCACCACAAAGATCCGGCAGCatgatccattccattcattaaaTACCTCTTAAAATCCTGAGCCTAGAAAGTGTGGTATGGATCGTCCCTGTGATGGCCCGCAGGATCTTCACTGTTACCATTTATCTTATGCTCGAGAAAAAAGAAGCATGTAGAAACAATTCTTGGCCCTTCTTTGCAGGATTTTCATCTACATAACCCTCAGCCAGACTGTTAGAACcttctggacggtccggatcaagcCTATGGGTCAAGACAGAGGCCCACAAGGTTTCGTTCACAAGCCGGATCGCGGAACAGAGCCTGCGCAATGACCTTTCGTTGTGGTTGTTGGGGTCATGATCGATACAAGAgagtaaatccattccgtccattgaaatgtcttagaaaaatcaattGGAAAGGGTTTGTTTGGCTTGGattgggtgtggcccaccgatcTTTCtgctccgccgtccatcctgtgtTTAACAACTAGGAAAGTGAGGAAATTTTCATGATGCCCAAAAGGAGACCTAGGCGTGGGTTAAACCCCCATTCCGAAtgcattggacggttcagatcttccatagggatgatgggtggggcccactagccaaaaacagctagccagcgtccgtccgctgtctgGTGCGGCGCGCGCGCGTGTACCCTATGTACACGCGCTGTACGTgcagggtccactatgatgtatatgtggaatCCGTTTCGTCTATTCCCCTCCTCATCATATTTAACGCATTGAGAACAATTTTCAAGCACATCTagatagcaggcgggcccaaaatcaatggttttatgggctgatatgtccgttaggccacttccacagggatcaaaTGGATGAAATTAgatgtgtacggttactttatggtcctcaggccacgtatgaagtttcgaactcatcagatggtgggaaccctatgatcttgcattttggacgtcttttaggTCTGTTTAAAATGAgcggctggaatttctctgatctctgacgtgtaCTCCTCGATCGTGGTCCCATGGGGCCCCGTCCAATGCTTTGATGacgcctgagctttaaatccatgcttttagcatcctttccagtccgtgctcgtaaatatactctgcatcacaaatacgattaaatcgggctattaagcggtatcatgcttgtaaatctatgcaacaactgggtctgatatgcaatatttgaccctcaacatggacaAGGACTaacctagtggggcccacatggatgtTTGTGTATAATatccatgccgctcatcctttttgttgtgtcattttaggactagatgttcactccccaagtgcaggattgtgacgtagtaataaactcggtgagaccgaggtcgaatcccaagggactgatacctgtacgtaatttaaaactaactagagctagaactagaatgagatgaaatctaaatcgagtgtaatttgatgaataattgtgaaataaattaattaaaaactaataaaaataaaggtgagagctagggtaccaaggatccacttgtagcaattgggaagctaccttgcataattcaaggacacagctggaatcagagtcctatcttatccagctggtaagaagagatttgtcagatttctgtacttcttatggatctaatcatcaacagataaaattggtgaagatttggaagtgatcccgtcacctaaccatacctaggagacgatggcaaacaacagcgatttaccaatctcacggccaatcataagagaattgtgaaagttaggaagggttccgtcaccctactatgcccatgggacgatggtgaacaacggatcttgctaatttcacaatctcaatattggaaaatatacttaaagctatcgcagatccattgtaatttaagtcacaacaaaccattaaaaactaaaagtataccttcataatcaaactaaaatccaagagaatccataaaagataaattaaagcaaaacaaccatcccaatcacactacaagcttcacctcttacccctaactaagaggttcaaacaaccatagacatgatcaactaaagtctcttaaaacatcaaaggaaggaaagaaattaaggaggaaaaggaaaagggaaactcCACGCTGATGGccgtccaccctctctctctctttcttcccacgtccaagctcgcaaggtgcctccacggctgGCCTAGATCATCTCCTTCCCCTCTCTCATGTTTacaacctccttttatagctgctggaaggctggagtcggtggcagagtcgcagCAGGAAACGAAGTGTAACTTTTCACAGCCAAGTTTCAGTGCCTCAAAACTCATCACTTTTcttgctcaattttcaaagaaacaccgtcgCTTATGACGTTTTtgagtgctctacatgatggacggttcagatctaccatatgatgaaagatggtgggccacaactgcctggaaattcagatttttgcGGATGTTCGAAAGCTTTCGCACCTcttcgctgtcgtgatcggtgggccccacagaggtattttcagaaaaatccatcccgtccattagattcaggacgaaatttcagttaagaatggatggttttgaacgtccattgacgtggtccagagaagaaatcacgccaAAAATTATTTTAAACGTCGCAGGACTGCtagtttgtggcctctgtatcgcgcacatgtgcacacatgggtgtaaaatttcagcaacgttttgtagtattcgaggccgtctacacgatgaacggatcagattggtcggacaggccatgggtgggacccacaaactTCCGCAAAATGGACTCTCGCCGAATGCGAAATAGGGACGCGGAAGCTtccgctgtgacgttggtggggcccactttagtgttattttgacaaatccaagccgctcattgaactcccctcgaaaaaccagtcaggaaagAATATTTTTGGCTATactttgatgcggcccacgtaATCTTTAAAGCCACTGTCCGTTTTGTGTTTGAATGGTTATAATCCCATCCTCTTTGTTTCATCAAATATTgtcacctaggccttggtaacATAGGCCTTggaaatctaatggacggtttggattgtccattaggacaatgtatgggccccacaacagcaACCGACGGTCCGTTTCTCGGACGCtgttttacaaaaaaaatgaaaatttctattTTCGCGTGAAGAGTCAGTCAACACCGACTTTAACCAAGTTAGTTGGTCCGGTGCACAGCAAATAAGTGTGCACTGTGTTCGCACACGTGCACATACAGGGCCCCCTGTGATGTTTCTCagaaattcaatccatccattcaatttgttaccccatttaaggcgttgaatccaaagttgaggcagttccagatatcaggtgggctccaaaacgagattttatgggctgatctgtccattgggccacttccacaatgatccaatggttgaaattttacatgtacggttaatttatggtcctctggccatgtataaagtttcgagccgaatggatggtgggaaccctatgatcttacattttgaatgattttcgggccacttgagcttcagtttcccgattttctcggatctctggcatgtaattccatcgatcttggtcccctggagtccgtcccttgcctttggtgtcattagagcattaaatctatggtttaagcaccctttttcagtccatgctcgtaaatacactctgcatcacaaacacgattaaatcgggccattgaacggtatcatgcttgtaaatccaggcaataattgggtctgatatgcaatatctaaccctcaacacaacccccaaccagcattttgctagtcccgagcaaagtatgcaaaaaataagttaaaaaatacatgataatttctatgtactcgagtgatattttgaaaagcgaTTCAGAtacaagaaatctaagattcatgaatgttgggcattattttCTCCTGAACTCAAGCCCAGAGTAATTTCACAGTCAACTTAAAGtagtaatccatcaattagaaaaaattctaaacattaagatccatgaGTATATAATCtagtctcgacttatcaacattaagattcaattcattatttcatgatatcattggtaaccacaagagcattcaggacacccaaaacctaaactaaaacgtgcctcatagatcattctttttctttcttttagcctttgatttttctattaaaaggagCACCAAGGAGTGGAATCAAGTACTTACCTATAGGGagaaaacctatggtgaagactgtacacccaacccttttcacatatgtccatggggaattaaatctacacctatggggagcaaacctatggtgaaaattatttgcccaaccctttccaaaggcatctattttttcttcttttttttccgctaggtatatttttttcttcaattgatcatgatagacaaattttccaggctggttcctttcatgtttaatgattaccaagtcaatcctagtcaatccttcgatattgaactgaaaccttacTGTGTAAGCGAGATATAACATGTAAAAtcgtgactcaatcaatgtttaaaacttctaatcatgaattaacaattcagacttaaatgtgaaatttactagataattgaatccaagagtcataaatgacCAACATCACATAGCTTGAGATTCTAAGTCAAAGATGCCCGTCAAAATCACCTCGAATTCATAAGAAatcccaaaaaaattaaaaattttcacaatttttgctcaaaactaagaaaatactgattacgtaacctaatctcccacccccaacctaaaatctacattgtcctcaatgtaaacgatatgagcatgcaatgcacataagacaacgaaagtaaatgagaagtgatgggaagatagtacctggataacgaATCGAGAGGCTTCCCAAAGATATCAGAGCATGTTAGCACAAGAGAAACCaataaaagcaaactatcctaaaacaacgtatcaagcaaactaacctaacagCATAAATCCGTCtatcctagaacagcataaagcaaactaccctagtcttatgaaaacagggaaaaactactcgattatgtcgcaaggttcctctttcggccagtatcgtgataagtttcttagtaagtttctcaacaggatcatccaaaagccctttttgcaataggcttggatgccgtggagcttgactttccagagaaacttatgtacctcattaaaattttactgttgattcgcttgaggtatccaaaatatatatgattcacctgtgtcagaaaaagttacaaagttagtatcccatggtgaatcagagactacaggtagatcaaattgagaaaaattttcaggaagtggtgtagtctcaacacattccgaagtagtagacttcggttcaattttcagctcctcctcccctaatggtaaacattcaggatctgtggaagaatgggcttcagagtaagggttctctcggtcagtgatgactaccgagatgttgtcttgcaaagcattcactatgtctcttatcatgagatcatttaaatctgcaaagtgtaccaagcaatcatccaaagagttgagaaattcAGTTGAGCATGACTTATGTTCCACATTAGAGCTCgtaatgatctgcccaaggaatccttcgtctttaaaggtaaacggaggtgtgctctcttgctccaaccCTACACAGACAGATTGAGGGTCAGTATACGAAGCATTGATGTGCGGGCTCTggtcattgatactactcagaggaggcattgaatcgtcaacattcattagttcagatggtggcctcaactaggtggtttcaaattttagagtCATATTGAGTAgctcgtccatctcccgaatcatatcatcattcaattcaggggagtagtctaaacatatctcacaagagatagaagggtcaGTTGTAAGGAGTTCATCCTCCATATTTAAATCAGGCATGTCGGATGAGTGGAGTAGGTTCTTCTGACTGATCACTtagtgtacttcttgatcactgatctggaccatacttgagattgattcccGGGGAATTTGGGCtgaacattcatgatcatcatcacaatacatatcatcatctaatttcgtgcagtgcacacttgggatgggatcgctttcctcacattatattcctaaattcggttgaggttcgaataaactaacctctacctcatcactgaaatcctgtgtgtcatgtaaggaagatgtgtcatcatcattgtatttgaaagatatccacatctcttgaccattcctttgaaccgtCATCGAAATCGACTCatcgaaaaattgaaccatatgttcATTAATGGACTCCAACTCATTtataattccagagttcttcaaaagcgagttaggatcactttcctcgcattgtatttttggaatgaattgtggctggAATGAATGAGCCTCCTCTGCCTTATTAAGGTGCGAATTAAGcgtttttaatgattttctaatttccgcaagacagGTCATATtacgctgaaatgaatcctcttggattgtttctggttgggtctcaaaggtagggtatccaagagaatactcattataacatgttgttggttcattttcccaattttgatgtttccactggttatagttatactgatcatacatgggagaatatgatggttgataataattctcattcccataattacgaTCGTATACGGCCCcattaaccgatggaacataacgttctagtcggttctcaatatcAATTCTCGATGGAgagaaatcttgaggtatacgttgaattccaccactctcaggcattccccaatatctcctaTCTATCTCAGcgtatgcacgtacccacgcttccatggtagaaccctaactctgaatctaatcttaaaggaaaaatcctacagtaatatagaaagtaagtagaggagaagttagaaagaagttaccagattggagttccTATGTTAAAATTctgcaaaaggaaataaaagaaattagtttctaaaaacagaaaaaatcctagaattagaaagtttctaaaaataaaaatagaaagttagtttctataacaaaaaaataaaagtttctaatcctagaaataaaaagctaagttagtttctaaaaagggaaaaaaaatttctaaaactagaaaatagaaagttacttaaaggaagaatctaaatctaaaattagaaaatagaaaatttctaaaaaataaaaccctatttctaaaaatagaaaaagtagagaatttagaaagggattaccaaattagaagtttatgtcaggatcctacaagacaggaaaacatgttagtttctaaaaataaaataaaataaactttaacctaaagttagtaaaatcctaatcttaacctaattttaaaactaattaattccagaaaatttaaccgtcagtccccggcaacggcgtcaaaaacttattcactccccaagtgcagggttgtgatgtagtaataaactcggtgagaccgaggtcgaatcccaagggactgatacctgtacgtaatttgaaactaactagagctataactagaatgagatgaaatctaaatcgagtgtaatttgatgaataattatgaaataaattaattaaaaactaataaaaataaaggtgagagttaggatgccaaggatccacttgtagcaattgggaagctaccttgcataattcaaggacacagctggaatcagagtcctaacTTATCCagctggtaagaagagatttgtcagatctctgaacttcttatggatctaatcatcaacagataaaattggtgaagatttggaagtgatcccatcacttaaccatgcctaggagacgatggcaaacaacagcgatttaccaatctcacggccaatcataagagaattgtaaaagttaggaagggttccgtcaccctaccatgcccatgggacgatggtgaacaacgggtcttgctaatttcacaatcttaatattggaaaacatacttaaagctatcgcagatccaatgtaatttaagtcacaacaaatcattaaaaactaaaagtataccttcataatcaaactaaaatccaagagaatccataaaacatgaattaaagcaaaacaaccatcctaatcacgctacaagcttcacctcttagccctagctaagaggttcagccaaccatagacatgatcaactaaagtctcttaaaacatcaaaggaaggaaagaaattaaagaggaaaaggaaaagagaaactCCACGCTGATGGtcgtccaccctctctctctctctctttcttcccacgtccaagctcgcaAGGTCCCTCCATGGCTGGCCTAGATCATCTCCTCCCCCTCTCTCATGTTTacaacctccttttatagctgctggaaggctggagtcggtggcagAGTCACAGCAGGAAACGGAGTGcaacttttcgcagccaagtttcaGTGTCTCAAAACTCACCActtttctcgctcaattttcaaagaaacatcgtcccttaggacatttttgagtgctctacatgatggacggctcagatctaccatatgatgaaagatggtgggccacaaccgcctgaaaATTTGGATTTTTGTGTatgtgcgaaagctttcgcacctCTTCGTTGTCgtgatccgtgggccccacagaggtattttcagaaaaatccaccccgtccattagattcaggacgaaatttcagtcaagaaatgatggttttgaacgtccattgacgcggcccagagaagaaatcatgccaaaaatcgttttgaacgtcgcaagaccgcctgtttgtggcctctatatcgcgcacatgtgcacgcatgggtgtaaaatttcagcAAGGTTTTTTAGTATTCAAGGCTgtctacatgatgaacggatcagattggtCGAACAGGccatgggtgggacccacaaactTCCACAAAATGGACTCTCGCCGGATGTGAAATAGGGACGCGGAAGCTtccgctgtgacgttggtggagcccattttagtgttattttgacaaATCCAAGCCACTCATTGAACTCCCCttgaaaaaccagtcaggaaagAGTATTTTTGGCTATactttgatgcggcccacgtaATCTTTAAAGCCACCGTCCGTTTTGTGTTTGAATGGTTATAATCTCATCCTCTTTGTTTCATCAAATATTGTCACCTAAGCCTTGGTAACAGAGGCCTTgaaaatctaatggacggtttggattgtccattgggacaatgtatgggccccacaacagcaACCGAGCGTCCATTTCTCAGATGctgttttacaaaaaaaaaatggaaatttctaTTTTCGCATGAAGAGTCGGTCAACACCAACTTTAACCAAGTCAGTCAATCCGGTGCACAGCAAATAAGTGTGTATTGTGTACGCACACGTGCACATACAGGGCCCCCTGTGATGTTTctcagaaatccaatccatccattcattttgttaccccatttaaggcgttgaatccaaagttgaggcagttccagatatcaggtgggccccaaaacgagattttatgggctgatccgttcattaggccacttccacaatgatccaatggttgaaattttacatgtatggttaatttatggtcctcaagccatgtataaagtttcgaaccgaatggatggtggaaaccccatgatcttgcattctgaatgattttcgagccacttgagcttcggtttttcgattttcttggatctctggcgtgtaatttCATCGAACTTgctcccctggagtccgtcccttgcctttggtgtcatcagagcattaaatccatgatttaagcacccttttttagtccatgctcgtaaatacactctgcatcacaaacacgattaaatcgggccattgaacggtatcatgcttgtaaattcaggcaataattgggtctgatatgcaatatttgaccctcaacactagggcccaaatatcagccttacccaaagctcatgtgggccacataataaaaaataatagtgaCAATGGaatccactattgaaacttttcaggctcactgtaatgcttgttagaagtagacactgCCCAAGTTAAGACTTTCTGGGCCCAGGGcgagcaggccgacaaggtggGCGGAACGGATTACcacattcactacaagaaaagacaCTTTTacttatgaaaattttcgtaggtaaaagccttaGTTTCGTAGGCAAAACCTTTTGTCGACGAAAAATTTTCGTCGgcaatttcgttgctaaaagactGAGAGAGAACTTTTACCCACGAAAAAGATTTTTCGTTGGCAAAGATAAAACTTTTGCTGACGATTTTCTTTAGTAGGATAAAGATTTTACCAACGTTTTTTTGCAgggaaaaaaattgacaaatcttTTTGCCTACagcaattttcgtagctaaaaagattttcaaaacttttacctacaattaTATCCATAGGTAAAAAGATTTATAGAACTTTTACCGACGacttttttcgtaggtaaaaataacaACAAAACTTTTtccaacaaataatttcgtagctaaaaattacCGATGAACACTTTTGGTAGCAAAactttttacaaaacttttacctacaaattcCTTCGTAGGTAACAATTGTTACAaaagttttacctacgaatactttcgtagctaaatatatttacaaaacttttgctTAGGAATATAATCTAtattaaaaaacttttacctacgaataattgaacttttccctacgaaaattttcgtaggtaaaactatGGATCACACTAATAAACCTAGATGATACTTTTACTTATGAAAATTTCATATGTAAAAGtgtctttttttttcaatattccagaaaaaattcttgatatacacctgttacaatattcTTGATATACAACTGTTACaatattcctgatatacacctgttatataaatatttcatcatattcacattcacattcatttaAACCCAAAGTACATAAATCCATCTaaatataaactacatccatcaacatgacattcattcacacataaatatatataagtttaacatcataaataaaatacaaaaaatcacaaagatgaaggcggtaGTGGTGAAGCATCAGTGGGTAAGCGTGCAacgagagcctgaaacatctccgtCATCCATCACTCATGCTCTACccacatctcctccatcctcctctcctactcctcTCTCCCCCTCGcctgctcctccatcctcctcctcTCCTGTTCTTCCCTCTGCCTCGTcagatcctccatcctcctctcctgctcctccctctgcctcgtcagatcctccatcctcctctacTGCTCCTCCATCTACCTCTCCAGCTGCTCTCTGATGTCATGGACGACAAcccgtagctgctgaacctctTTCTCTGCGATATCAACTCGGCGGGTGGCGCTCTCGCCAACGACAATGGATCGggtggaggcagctctagcgggtgccatgagcttggcaccatggccaagcccacacacatatccagaacgggtaccaagcacctcactcaggatctctggctcactccgctgagtaccatcgggagtggacTGATTGCGTAAGGTGTCCATCgccgcctgtaatgaaaacatatgaattttctctaaaaaaatgacattattataatttaatgcaattaaattttacaatgtaaggatttttacccaaatctcgccggctctaggatgtacccaagatcccgtcgcctgtcgacagtgagtccctttgtagaggtctactggtccggactcctggccagtgacggaatctcgctgcgcaatcgaaaggacaatagagttaatataaatgcatggaaagaatatatcaacttaataattacatgtaatttcttaccatgttgtGACGAATTtctacaaatgactttgaactagCTACGTgattcacttctaactttcctttGTTGTCgaaatttattttgctcctcttctgaacacattatt contains:
- the LOC131226196 gene encoding uncharacterized protein LOC131226196 isoform X2 — translated: MSHEEAALSAPPHVTDDDWRILCDRFSSDSFQRDSVTGQESGPVDLYKGTHCRQATGSWVHPRAGEIWAAMDTLRNQSTPDGTQRSEPEILSEVLGTRSGYVCGLGHGAKLMAPARAASTRSIVVGESATRRVDIAEKEVQQLRVVVHDIREQLER
- the LOC131226196 gene encoding uncharacterized protein LOC131226196 isoform X1; the encoded protein is MSHEEAALSAPPHVTDDDWRILCDRFSSDSFQKRSKINFDNKGKLEVNHVASSKSFVEIRHNMRDSVTGQESGPVDLYKGTHCRQATGSWVHPRAGEIWAAMDTLRNQSTPDGTQRSEPEILSEVLGTRSGYVCGLGHGAKLMAPARAASTRSIVVGESATRRVDIAEKEVQQLRVVVHDIREQLER